The DNA segment TTTATTTTGCCGGGGAACTGATTGACCTGGATGGCGATACCGGCGGATATAACCTGCAAATTGCCTGGTCGACCGGATGGCTGGCGGGGGAATCGGCGGCAAACAGGGACATGATTGATAGATAAAAATAATCATAAATTGTCACAGGAGATTTGTTGTCATTTATTGTCATTTAATAGTCATTAAGTGGTCATTGGCTGTATTCTCAGATATGCCTCAGCTAACGATTCATTCCGGCCGTAACGGTAGTGAAGAGCCGCCTGCCCCGCTGGCTGAAGCGTTGGAATCCAGGCCTTTGGATGATCATCAGGATTTAGTTGTTTAGTACCTTACCGGTCAAATTCTTGCTTTTTTTGGCAAAACTTGCCCGGTAAGGTACTGAGATGGGCTCAATGCGAAGCGCGAATACATTTCGTGTCGTCGTGCAGTCTTGCTCTGCGCTCTAAGCTCTATGCACTGAACTCTTTGCCCTACACTCTGCGCTCCATGCACTAAGCTCTTGTCAAACAGCATGTCTCTAAATAACTCACTTCCATCTCCTATTCCCGTATTCCCGTCTTCTCATTTTCTCCCCCTCCCACTTATAGATCTGATCCCTGTCGCTACTGATAACTCGAGACCCGAGACCCGAAATCCGAAACATTAATCCTGCCCTAAGCTCTCGCTCTATGCTCTAGGCTCTACGTGCGCCCTTAGCTCTTCGCTCTGTGCTCTTCGCTCTTCGCCCTTTCCTTGAGTGCCTTCTCACGTATGATATCCTGCACCGGGCGTTTTTCGATCTTGCTCTCCAGCCAGGAGATGATATCCAGATACAGAAAGGCCCGCTGCTCAAAAGGATCATCTTTCAGACTTACCAGTTTATCACGAAGCTTTTTGAATTCAGAATCCAGGTCATCGGGGTTGATATGAGTCAAACGCCTGAGGAAATCCAGGACA comes from the Bacteroidales bacterium genome and includes:
- a CDS encoding NAD(P)/FAD-dependent oxidoreductase, coding for YFAGELIDLDGDTGGYNLQIAWSTGWLAGESAANRDMIDR